From a single Xiphophorus maculatus strain JP 163 A chromosome 5, X_maculatus-5.0-male, whole genome shotgun sequence genomic region:
- the LOC102237469 gene encoding WAS/WASL-interacting protein family member 2 isoform X2, translating into MPIPPPPPPGPPPPPTFSQANTTPPKLNSSETKGRGALLSDICKGAKLKKVAEVNDRSAPVLDKPGGGGGGGGGGGGGGGGGGGFGGGGPVGMGALFQGGVPKLRPVGDGSAVGSVGRSALRPPGSRPAAPRPPGGRSTSPTPANKPSSSDHQRSHRPSLPDISRPPGNNSSSGGMKHSTSAPPPPPPFSKGSRGNAPPTPNQKGPSYSRDKVLPPTPTRGSSSSSSSSSSSNVKSNHSSSKPPSSGSSMPPPPPPYRPSGTANGPSQVDGGGAPELPQRKNSLRNKRTSGGSGGGGQGRNHAPPPPPVPPSSSQQVSRPPPPAREPPGRKTAPQLPPSNSRNGGRDAPPPPPYRGHSTGVSEQHGRVKPPPPPSPSPVSSSSSSRTPAGPPPPPPPFRNGHSTGPSSKSIMDDFESKFNFHPIEDLPPPEEFRPFNRVYPSKSDRVLRGAPPAPPVGR; encoded by the exons ATGCCGattcctcctccccctccaccTGGACCCCCACCTCCCCCAACCTTTAGTCAG GCCAACACCACGCCTCCGAAGCTGAATTCGTCTGAGACGAAAGGCCGTGGAGCCCTGCTGTCAGACATCTGCAAAGGAGCCAAGCTGAAGAAGGTCGCTGAAGTCAATGACCGCAGCGCTCCAGTACTGGACA AAcctggaggaggcggaggaggtggaggtggaggcgGAGGCGGTGGCGGAGGCGGAGGCGGTTTTGGAGGTGGAGGCCCGGTTGGAATGGGAGCGCTTTTCCAAGGAGGCGTTCCAAAATTACGTCCAGTCGGAG ACGGTTCAGCTGTTGGTTCAGTCGGCAGATCTGCCCTTCGACCCCCGGGGTCACGACCCGCAGCTCCTCGCCCCCCCGGCGGTCGCTCCACCTCGCCCACCCCGGCCAACAAGCCGTCTTCATCGGACCACCAGCGGTCCCACCGCCCCTCGCTGCCGGACATCAGCCGCCCCCCCGGCAACAATTCTTCCAGCGGGGGGATGAAGCACAGCACCTCtgctcctccgcctcctccccCCTTCAGCAAAGGTAGCCGTGGCAACGCTCCTCCCACCCCGAACCAGAAAGGTCCGTCCTACAGTAGAGACAAAGTTCTTCCTCCAACACCCACCAGaggctcttcctcctcctcctcctcttcctcaagCAGCAACGTCAAGTCTAATCATTCCTCCAGCAAACCGCCAAGCAGCGGCTCGTCGATGCCACCGCCTCCTCCGCCCTACAGGCCGAGCGGCACCGCCAACGGGCCGTCGCAGGTAGACGGTGGTGGGGCTCCGGAGCTTCCTCAGAGAAAAAACTCGCTACGCAACAAACGGACCTCAGGAGgcagcggtggcggcggccaAGGTCGTAACCACGCCCCGCCACCGCCTCCGGTGCCGCCTTCTTCCTCCCAGCAGGTCAGCAGACCGCCACCGCCAGCCAGAGAACCACCTGGACGCAAAACAG CCCCTCAGTTGCCTCCTTCCAATTCTCGTAATGGTGGAAGAGACGCTCCTCCGCCGCCCCCGTACCGCGGGCATAGTACTGGAGTTTCAGAACAACACGGCCGGGTGAAACCCCCGCCGCCCCCCTCGCCTTCACCAGTctcatcttcctcatcctccCGGACCCCGGCCggacctcctcctcctcctccacctttcAGGAATGGCCACTCCACCGGTCCCTCCTCCAAATCCATCATGG aTGATTTTGAGTCAAAGTTCAACTTTCACCCCATTGAAGATCTTCCACCTCCTGAGGAGTTCAGGCCCTTCAACCGGGTTTACCCCAGCAAATCTGACAGGG TGTTGAGAGGAGCTCCTCCAGCACCACCTGTGGGGAGGTGA
- the LOC102237469 gene encoding WAS/WASL-interacting protein family member 2 isoform X1, with amino-acid sequence MPIPPPPPPGPPPPPTFSQANTTPPKLNSSETKGRGALLSDICKGAKLKKVAEVNDRSAPVLDKPGGGGGGGGGGGGGGGGGGGFGGGGPVGMGALFQGGVPKLRPVGDGSAVGSVGRSALRPPGSRPAAPRPPGGRSTSPTPANKPSSSDHQRSHRPSLPDISRPPGNNSSSGGMKHSTSAPPPPPPFSKGSRGNAPPTPNQKGPSYSRDKVLPPTPTRGSSSSSSSSSSSNVKSNHSSSKPPSSGSSMPPPPPPYRPSGTANGPSQVDGGGAPELPQRKNSLRNKRTSGGSGGGGQGRNHAPPPPPVPPSSSQQVSRPPPPAREPPGRKTAPQLPPSNSRNGGRDAPPPPPYRGHSTGVSEQHGRVKPPPPPSPSPVSSSSSSRTPAGPPPPPPPFRNGHSTGPSSKSIMDDFESKFNFHPIEDLPPPEEFRPFNRVYPSKSDRVVLRGAPPAPPVGR; translated from the exons ATGCCGattcctcctccccctccaccTGGACCCCCACCTCCCCCAACCTTTAGTCAG GCCAACACCACGCCTCCGAAGCTGAATTCGTCTGAGACGAAAGGCCGTGGAGCCCTGCTGTCAGACATCTGCAAAGGAGCCAAGCTGAAGAAGGTCGCTGAAGTCAATGACCGCAGCGCTCCAGTACTGGACA AAcctggaggaggcggaggaggtggaggtggaggcgGAGGCGGTGGCGGAGGCGGAGGCGGTTTTGGAGGTGGAGGCCCGGTTGGAATGGGAGCGCTTTTCCAAGGAGGCGTTCCAAAATTACGTCCAGTCGGAG ACGGTTCAGCTGTTGGTTCAGTCGGCAGATCTGCCCTTCGACCCCCGGGGTCACGACCCGCAGCTCCTCGCCCCCCCGGCGGTCGCTCCACCTCGCCCACCCCGGCCAACAAGCCGTCTTCATCGGACCACCAGCGGTCCCACCGCCCCTCGCTGCCGGACATCAGCCGCCCCCCCGGCAACAATTCTTCCAGCGGGGGGATGAAGCACAGCACCTCtgctcctccgcctcctccccCCTTCAGCAAAGGTAGCCGTGGCAACGCTCCTCCCACCCCGAACCAGAAAGGTCCGTCCTACAGTAGAGACAAAGTTCTTCCTCCAACACCCACCAGaggctcttcctcctcctcctcctcttcctcaagCAGCAACGTCAAGTCTAATCATTCCTCCAGCAAACCGCCAAGCAGCGGCTCGTCGATGCCACCGCCTCCTCCGCCCTACAGGCCGAGCGGCACCGCCAACGGGCCGTCGCAGGTAGACGGTGGTGGGGCTCCGGAGCTTCCTCAGAGAAAAAACTCGCTACGCAACAAACGGACCTCAGGAGgcagcggtggcggcggccaAGGTCGTAACCACGCCCCGCCACCGCCTCCGGTGCCGCCTTCTTCCTCCCAGCAGGTCAGCAGACCGCCACCGCCAGCCAGAGAACCACCTGGACGCAAAACAG CCCCTCAGTTGCCTCCTTCCAATTCTCGTAATGGTGGAAGAGACGCTCCTCCGCCGCCCCCGTACCGCGGGCATAGTACTGGAGTTTCAGAACAACACGGCCGGGTGAAACCCCCGCCGCCCCCCTCGCCTTCACCAGTctcatcttcctcatcctccCGGACCCCGGCCggacctcctcctcctcctccacctttcAGGAATGGCCACTCCACCGGTCCCTCCTCCAAATCCATCATGG aTGATTTTGAGTCAAAGTTCAACTTTCACCCCATTGAAGATCTTCCACCTCCTGAGGAGTTCAGGCCCTTCAACCGGGTTTACCCCAGCAAATCTGACAGGG TAGTGTTGAGAGGAGCTCCTCCAGCACCACCTGTGGGGAGGTGA
- the mrpl21 gene encoding 39S ribosomal protein L21, mitochondrial, whose translation MAAVSRGFATLWRTSGVRVPLHPLLSLCAARTQSSVSGDPLPRTSLSRPPWSEQTSFVSAEEERRRHAAVVSSVNDRIERRDFGRLFAVVHFAARQWKVTDEDLILVENHIEAECGDRIYLEKVLLVGAEDFTLVGRPLLGKELVRIKATVIEKTESCPKMHMVFWKRHRFQKKRTIVQPQTVLRINSIELHPRLS comes from the coding sequence ATGGCGGCGGTTAGCCGAGGTTTTGCTACCCTGTGGAGGACAAGCGGTGTGAGAGTACCGTTACACCCTCTGCTGTCTCTCTGTGCCGCCCGAACACAAAGCTCTGTAAGCGGCGACCCGCTGCCCCGGACCTCCCTGTCCAGGCCTCCGTGGTCGGAGCAAACTAGCTTCGTGTCAGCGGAGGAGGAGCGGCGCCGACATGCCGCCGTGGTGAGCAGCGTGAACGACCGGATCGAGAGGCGGGACTTCGGCCGACTGTTCGCCGTGGTGCACTTCGCAGCTCGCCAGTGGAAGGTCACCGACGAGGACTTGATCCTGGTGGAGAACCACATCGAGGCGGAGTGCGGAGACCGGATCTACTTGGAGAAAGTGCTGCTGGTAGGGGCGGAGGACTTTACTCTGGTCGGTAGGCCTCTGCTCGGGAAGGAGCTGGTCAGGATCAAAGCCACCGTGATTGAAAAGACCGAATCCTGCCCCAAAATGCACATGGTGTTCTGGAAAAGACACCGGTTCCAAAAGAAGAGGACCATCGTGCAGCCGCAGACTGTCCTGAGGATCAACAGTATCGAGCTGCACCCGCGGCTGTCTTGA
- the c5h6orf120 gene encoding UPF0669 protein C6orf120 homolog, translating into MMLGHAALLVALFLPQAGSFLSPAEDDGIPEEWVLLHVVQGHIGAGNYSYLRLNHDGRIILHMQSLKGDADLYVSDKTLHPNFDTYKLQSVTCGHDVVVVPGDFKRPVGIGVYGHPSYHESEFEIRVFYDQSVPQDPFEKGSDGQIDKKPPQGADNFQEEESIFWTILIGLLKLILEILF; encoded by the coding sequence ATGATGCTGGGCCACGCCGCGCTGCTCGTCGCCCTCTTCCTGCCGCAGGCCGGAAGCTTCCTGAGCCCCGCCGAGGATGATGGCATCCCCGAGGAGTGGGTTCTGCTCCACGTGGTCCAGGGTCACATTGGAGCCGGGAACTACAGCTACCTGCGCCTCAACCACGACGGACGCATCATCCTGCACATGCAGAGCCTCAAAGGTGACGCAGACCTGTACGTGTCTGACAAAACGCTCCACCCGAACTTCGACACCTACAAGCTGCAGTCGGTGACCTGTGGCCATGACGTGGTGGTCGTCCCTGGCGACTTCAAGAGGCCCGTGGGGATCGGCGTCTACGGCCACCCGTCGTACCATGAGAGCGAGTTTGAGATCCGGGTGTTTTACGACCAGTCGGTGCCGCAGGACCCGTTCGAAAAGGGGTCGGACGGACAAATCGATAAGAAACCCCCCCAGGGAGCGGACAACTTTCAAGAGGAGGAATCGATCTTTTGGACTATACTGATCGGCCTTTTAAAGCTTATActtgaaattttgttttga